The following coding sequences are from one Clostridioides difficile ATCC 9689 = DSM 1296 window:
- a CDS encoding D-alanine--D-alanine ligase — translation MKIAVIMGGISSEREVSLNSGKEIYNNLDKNKYEVVKVIIDDKKDIFTKIPEDIDFAILALHGKFGEDGCIQSILETMDIPYSGCGPLCSGMCMDKNITKKMLRDSNLPTAPWVLVKSVDEIDYDEIDNIGYPVFIKPNSGGSSVATFFIHSKDEVEEAVRKGLEVDEFVMIEKYIPGGEYTSFILNGEVFPTISIKSDSGFFDYEAKYSVEKGAKEEVVYLDEELQKRVNEISETCWKIFNCKAYVRVDMIISEGIPYVLELNTLPGMTQTSLIPRSAAARGIKYSELLDKLIEYSLN, via the coding sequence ATGAAAATAGCAGTTATAATGGGTGGAATATCATCAGAGAGAGAAGTTTCTTTAAATTCAGGAAAAGAGATATATAATAACCTTGATAAAAATAAATATGAAGTTGTAAAAGTAATAATAGATGATAAAAAAGATATATTTACAAAGATACCAGAAGATATAGATTTTGCAATACTTGCTTTACATGGAAAATTTGGTGAAGATGGATGTATACAATCAATACTTGAGACTATGGATATACCATACTCTGGATGTGGACCTCTTTGCAGTGGGATGTGTATGGATAAAAATATAACTAAAAAAATGCTTAGAGATTCAAACCTACCTACTGCTCCATGGGTTTTAGTAAAATCAGTTGATGAAATAGACTATGATGAAATAGATAATATAGGTTATCCAGTATTTATAAAACCAAACTCAGGAGGTTCAAGTGTAGCCACATTCTTTATTCATTCTAAGGATGAAGTTGAAGAAGCAGTTAGAAAAGGTCTGGAAGTTGATGAATTTGTAATGATTGAAAAATATATACCAGGTGGAGAATATACTTCATTCATATTAAATGGAGAAGTATTCCCTACAATATCTATAAAATCTGATTCAGGATTCTTTGATTATGAAGCTAAATACTCAGTTGAAAAAGGTGCAAAGGAAGAAGTTGTTTACTTAGATGAAGAACTTCAAAAAAGAGTAAACGAAATTTCTGAGACTTGTTGGAAAATTTTTAATTGCAAAGCATATGTAAGAGTTGATATGATTATAAGTGAAGGTATTCCATATGTTCTTGAACTAAATACTCTTCCTGGAATGACTCAAACTAGTTTAATTCCTAGAAGTGCTGCTGCTAGAGGTATTAAGTACAGTGAACTATTAGATAAACTTATAGAATACTCTTTAAATTAG
- a CDS encoding competence/damage-inducible protein A: MKAEIISVGTEILLGDIVNTNSQFLAKELASLGIEVYHQSTVGDNKQRLLECFDESLKRSDFVITTGGLGPTGDDMTKETAAEYFGQKLELHKPSLEVLESFFVKTGKKMAENNMKQVYFPKDAIVLKNNNGTAPGAILKKDGKFIIVLPGPPREMKAMFNESVKPYLQQFTNEMLVSKTLRLYGIGESNLELEILDIINEQTNPTVALYAKELEVTIRITAKAENEREAFKLIKPVEEKIKSRVGKYVYTEGDISISEGETALEDAVSKLLVEKNLTIAVAESCTGGLVSSSLINYPGISSVFLEGCVTYSNDSKMKRLGVKRETLEEFGAVSEQTAIEMAEGVAKGLKANIGISTTGVAGPGGGTKEKPVGLVYTAIYINGKTIVKKNIFNGDRRKIRLRATRDLLNELRIQLEKL, encoded by the coding sequence TTGAAAGCTGAAATAATAAGTGTAGGAACAGAAATATTATTGGGAGATATAGTAAATACAAATTCTCAATTTTTAGCTAAAGAACTTGCATCATTGGGAATAGAAGTATACCATCAGAGTACTGTTGGAGATAACAAACAAAGACTTTTAGAATGTTTTGATGAAAGCTTAAAGAGAAGTGATTTTGTAATTACTACAGGTGGTCTTGGGCCAACTGGTGATGATATGACAAAAGAAACTGCTGCAGAATACTTTGGTCAGAAATTAGAACTACATAAACCTTCACTAGAGGTTTTGGAATCTTTCTTTGTTAAAACAGGGAAAAAAATGGCCGAAAATAATATGAAACAAGTGTACTTTCCAAAAGATGCTATAGTACTAAAAAATAATAATGGTACAGCTCCAGGGGCAATTTTAAAAAAAGATGGTAAATTTATAATAGTATTGCCTGGACCTCCAAGAGAAATGAAAGCTATGTTTAATGAGAGTGTCAAACCTTACTTACAACAATTCACAAATGAAATGCTAGTATCTAAGACTTTAAGATTATATGGAATAGGTGAGTCAAATCTAGAATTAGAAATTCTCGATATAATTAATGAGCAGACTAATCCAACAGTTGCTTTATATGCAAAAGAATTAGAAGTTACAATAAGAATAACTGCAAAGGCTGAAAATGAAAGAGAAGCTTTTAAATTAATAAAACCAGTAGAAGAAAAAATAAAAAGTAGAGTTGGTAAATATGTATATACTGAAGGAGATATTTCCATATCTGAAGGGGAGACTGCTTTAGAAGATGCTGTTTCTAAGCTACTTGTAGAAAAAAATCTAACAATAGCAGTGGCTGAATCTTGTACTGGAGGTTTGGTTTCTTCATCTCTTATAAACTATCCAGGTATATCCTCTGTATTTCTTGAAGGTTGTGTAACATATTCTAATGATTCTAAAATGAAAAGATTAGGAGTAAAAAGAGAAACTTTGGAAGAGTTTGGAGCAGTAAGTGAGCAAACAGCTATAGAAATGGCTGAGGGCGTTGCTAAAGGACTTAAAGCTAATATAGGTATATCTACAACTGGAGTAGCTGGACCTGGTGGAGGAACCAAAGAGAAGCCTGTGGGACTGGTTTATACTGCAATATATATAAATGGAAAAACAATAGTAAAGAAAAATATATTTAATGGGGATAGAAGAAAGATAAGATTAAGAGCTACTAGAGATTTGCTTAATGAGTTGAGAATACAATTAGAAAAGCTTTAA
- a CDS encoding Cof-type HAD-IIB family hydrolase, whose amino-acid sequence MIKHIFCDLDGTLYENGTITKEDIVAIEEIEKKGVQFNVATGRIFKQAHNIIKDSLDMNGYYVCENGSFIYDKDYNVIFKRTIDDNLVKKVIDRFESSDAQLYFKYKGDVIVGSDTTAFRHYSSDFIVDPDFEKRSSFDNLIGNIGVCSENLEELSRIELYLKSEFSEVLEIYFSGTYTLNIVPKSVSKRGSIEHVIKTLNVSPDEVATIGDSPNDICMLEGFKYSFAMSKAREDVKQSANYVVDSVKSAIDVIMEINS is encoded by the coding sequence ATGATAAAACATATATTTTGTGATTTAGATGGAACTCTATATGAAAATGGAACCATAACAAAAGAAGATATAGTAGCAATTGAAGAAATAGAAAAAAAGGGAGTACAGTTTAATGTTGCTACAGGTAGAATTTTTAAACAAGCACATAATATTATCAAAGATAGTTTAGATATGAATGGATATTATGTATGTGAAAATGGTTCATTTATATATGATAAAGATTATAATGTAATTTTTAAAAGAACGATAGATGATAATTTAGTAAAAAAAGTCATTGATAGATTTGAGTCAAGTGATGCACAACTTTATTTTAAATATAAGGGTGATGTAATTGTGGGTAGTGATACCACTGCTTTTAGACATTATTCTAGTGACTTTATAGTTGACCCAGATTTTGAAAAAAGAAGTAGTTTTGATAATCTTATAGGAAATATAGGCGTATGTTCTGAAAATTTGGAAGAGTTATCCAGAATAGAACTTTATCTAAAAAGTGAGTTTAGTGAAGTCTTAGAAATATATTTTTCTGGAACATATACTTTAAATATAGTTCCTAAAAGTGTGTCAAAAAGAGGAAGTATAGAGCATGTAATAAAAACGTTAAATGTAAGTCCAGATGAAGTTGCTACTATTGGGGATTCTCCAAATGATATTTGCATGTTAGAAGGATTTAAATATAGTTTTGCAATGTCTAAGGCAAGGGAAGATGTAAAGCAAAGTGCAAATTATGTAGTAGATAGTGTAAAAAGTGCCATAGATGTTATAATGGAGATAAATAGTTAG
- a CDS encoding zinc dependent phospholipase C family protein codes for MLMNTHFIMAKSILDNIDENKTFFISEKNFIYGNIKPDAFSKYKLKKHYLDESFNMIVSKINYLCSLNIDSLSKYFSVSRLSQELGVICHFLCDFFCVAHSERWEFKHSLNKHVTYERELGAFAKDVDLSKIKCGTINSSFEKFFTKLYSDYKKKTDYMNDLKFSAYTCNSVINYILDSILSNTIKSYHIANCG; via the coding sequence ATGTTAATGAATACCCATTTTATTATGGCAAAATCAATACTTGATAATATAGATGAAAATAAAACATTCTTTATAAGCGAAAAAAATTTTATATATGGCAATATAAAGCCTGATGCTTTTTCTAAATATAAATTAAAAAAACATTATTTAGATGAGTCATTTAATATGATTGTTTCTAAAATAAACTATCTATGCAGTCTTAATATAGATAGTCTTTCTAAATACTTTTCAGTAAGTAGACTTAGTCAGGAACTAGGAGTCATATGTCATTTTTTATGTGATTTTTTCTGTGTAGCTCACAGTGAACGTTGGGAGTTTAAGCATAGCTTAAATAAACATGTTACTTATGAAAGAGAACTTGGAGCATTTGCAAAAGATGTTGATTTATCTAAAATTAAATGTGGTACTATAAATAGTAGTTTTGAGAAGTTTTTTACTAAACTTTATAGTGATTACAAAAAGAAAACTGATTATATGAATGATTTAAAATTTTCAGCTTATACTTGTAATAGTGTCATAAATTATATACTTGACTCTATTTTATCTAATACAATAAAATCATATCATATAGCAAATTGCGGTTAA
- a CDS encoding sigma-54 interaction domain-containing protein, which yields MNLDLEFYQKILEASHDEICVSDDKGIIIYCNKAFEENYGLKKEDILGKNVSFLEDSGYSTKSPIPIVLKTKTKFSLEQDTQTGKKLIITATPIFDENGNLEFTVENCRDITELNNIKNKLEDTKKQVKKYKSEVETLYRTALRIEDTVIMDGIVMRPIINTVNHVSKTDVSVLLLGESGTGKSSLARYIHHNSNRSNGPFITINCATISPQLLESELFGYTSGAFTGASTKGKVGLVELANGGTLFLDEIGDIPQNLQAKFLQLIQDRTFTPVGSLKNKKVDIRIISATNVDLVSKVKEKKFREDLYYRLNVIEIKLPPLRERRDNLVEIIKYYFNRYSSDFNLNKTISKEAMDAIANYRFPGNIRELQNIIQKILLTCTDNHITIDDLPNILTKNIHITNNGNKTHISQINKVIISDSKSTNYKNKNFDTLIKEYEKNIILDAYEKFGSSYKVAKHLEISQSKANRLIRKYTNT from the coding sequence ATGAATTTAGATTTGGAATTTTATCAAAAAATATTAGAAGCTTCCCATGATGAAATATGTGTTTCTGATGATAAAGGAATAATAATATATTGTAATAAAGCATTTGAAGAAAATTATGGTCTAAAAAAAGAAGATATTTTAGGAAAAAATGTTTCTTTTTTAGAAGACTCTGGATATTCAACAAAAAGCCCCATACCAATTGTATTAAAAACAAAGACTAAATTTTCACTGGAACAAGATACTCAAACAGGGAAAAAGCTTATCATAACTGCTACCCCTATATTTGATGAAAATGGAAACTTAGAATTTACTGTTGAAAATTGTAGAGATATAACTGAACTTAATAATATAAAAAATAAACTTGAAGACACAAAAAAGCAAGTAAAAAAATATAAATCTGAAGTAGAAACACTATACAGAACTGCACTTAGAATTGAGGATACTGTAATTATGGACGGAATAGTTATGAGACCAATCATAAACACAGTAAATCATGTTTCTAAAACGGATGTAAGTGTACTTTTATTGGGTGAATCTGGAACAGGAAAAAGCTCACTTGCTAGATATATACACCACAACAGCAATAGATCTAATGGCCCATTTATAACAATAAATTGTGCAACTATATCTCCACAACTTCTTGAATCTGAACTTTTTGGATATACTTCAGGTGCTTTTACAGGTGCAAGTACTAAAGGTAAAGTTGGGCTCGTAGAATTAGCTAATGGAGGAACTCTTTTTTTAGATGAAATAGGAGATATACCACAAAATCTACAGGCAAAATTTTTGCAATTAATACAGGATAGAACTTTTACTCCAGTTGGGAGCTTAAAAAATAAAAAGGTCGATATAAGAATTATATCTGCTACAAATGTTGATTTAGTTTCAAAAGTAAAAGAAAAAAAGTTTAGAGAAGATTTATACTATAGATTAAATGTTATAGAAATAAAATTGCCTCCTCTTAGAGAAAGAAGGGATAATCTAGTGGAAATTATAAAATATTATTTTAATAGGTACTCAAGTGACTTCAATCTAAATAAAACTATTTCTAAAGAAGCTATGGATGCTATTGCAAATTATAGATTCCCAGGCAATATAAGAGAATTACAAAATATAATTCAAAAAATCTTGCTTACTTGTACAGATAATCATATAACAATAGATGACTTACCAAACATTCTTACAAAAAATATACATATTACCAATAATGGAAATAAAACACATATATCCCAAATTAATAAGGTTATTATATCTGACTCAAAATCTACTAATTATAAAAATAAAAATTTTGACACTTTAATTAAAGAGTATGAAAAAAATATAATTTTGGATGCTTATGAAAAATTTGGTAGTTCTTATAAAGTAGCCAAACACCTTGAAATCTCACAGTCTAAAGCCAATAGGTTAATTAGAAAGTATACTAATACTTAA
- a CDS encoding DMT family transporter, whose protein sequence is MGEKSKGYVFIAIAGLLWATLGLFGKFLMGNGLTSEQVAFTRLFFGFIVLGVYSSIRTPQILKISKKGIIYSVIIGIICQAMFNLCYFKAIDIAGVSIAAVLLYTSPLFLAIFSKICYKENITRSKLFSLILCFIGAIMAVTGGRLDFQGLNAFGLLLGVLSAIAYALMPTISKNALKEFSSSTILVYSFLFGAIFMIPSSRPWEILNYAKDLDVLSCMLMLGIVPAALAYIFYAAGISKGVELSVAGVVASVELVGSVIIGCTILGESFSLGKLFGVMLMLISAVVALNLSYDEIRIFYKSNKLKQIEKTESI, encoded by the coding sequence ATGGGAGAAAAAAGTAAAGGGTATGTATTTATAGCAATAGCAGGGTTATTATGGGCTACACTTGGATTATTTGGAAAGTTTTTAATGGGAAATGGACTGACATCAGAACAAGTAGCATTTACAAGATTGTTTTTTGGATTTATAGTTTTAGGCGTATATTCATCTATAAGGACACCACAAATCTTAAAGATAAGCAAAAAAGGAATTATATATTCAGTAATAATAGGTATTATATGTCAGGCAATGTTTAATTTATGTTATTTTAAAGCAATTGACATTGCGGGTGTATCAATTGCAGCAGTTTTACTATATACATCACCACTGTTTTTAGCAATATTTTCAAAAATATGTTATAAAGAAAATATTACTAGAAGCAAATTATTTTCACTTATTCTTTGTTTTATTGGTGCAATTATGGCAGTGACTGGTGGACGTTTGGATTTTCAAGGTTTAAACGCTTTTGGACTTTTACTTGGGGTATTATCAGCAATAGCATATGCACTTATGCCAACTATTAGTAAAAATGCTTTAAAGGAATTTTCAAGTTCAACAATATTAGTATACAGTTTCTTATTTGGAGCTATATTTATGATTCCTTCTTCAAGACCTTGGGAAATCTTAAATTATGCTAAGGATTTAGATGTTTTATCTTGTATGCTAATGTTAGGCATTGTTCCAGCTGCACTTGCATATATTTTTTATGCAGCAGGTATATCTAAAGGTGTAGAGTTGTCAGTTGCAGGTGTTGTGGCATCAGTAGAATTAGTTGGTTCAGTAATAATTGGTTGCACTATATTAGGAGAAAGTTTTTCCTTAGGGAAGTTATTTGGAGTGATGTTGATGTTAATATCTGCAGTAGTAGCACTTAATCTTTCTTATGATGAAATAAGAATATTTTATAAGTCCAACAAGTTAAAGCAGATTGAAAAAACTGAAAGTATTTAG
- a CDS encoding TIGR01212 family radical SAM protein (This family includes YhcC from E. coli K-12, an uncharacterized radical SAM protein.), whose protein sequence is MDKFKYAFDNKRYHTWNYYLRNTFGEKVFKVSINAGFTCPNIDGSLGYGGCTYCSKEGSGDFAGNPKDNLISQFYNIKEMMLKKWPHAKYIGYFQAYTNTYAPLEVLKEKYETILELEDVIGLSISTRPDCLPDDVVEYLSELNKRTNLWVELGLQTIHDSTSKIINRGHDYKTFVEGVEKLKSKNIKVVVHIINGLPGEDYNMMVETAKAVGKMGVDGIKIHLLHVIKDTPMEKMLQNGMLTLMEQDEYINLVCDQLEILPETMIIHRLTGDGKRDELVGPIWSLKKWEILNQIDDTLKARNSYQGCKFV, encoded by the coding sequence TTGGATAAATTTAAATATGCTTTTGATAATAAAAGATATCATACTTGGAATTACTATCTTAGAAATACTTTTGGAGAAAAAGTTTTTAAGGTATCTATAAATGCAGGATTTACTTGCCCAAACATTGATGGAAGTCTTGGTTATGGCGGATGTACCTATTGTAGCAAAGAAGGCTCAGGTGATTTTGCTGGAAACCCTAAAGATAATCTTATCAGTCAATTTTATAATATAAAAGAAATGATGTTAAAAAAATGGCCTCATGCAAAGTATATTGGCTACTTTCAAGCCTATACAAATACGTATGCTCCTCTTGAAGTTTTAAAAGAAAAATATGAGACTATATTAGAACTTGAAGATGTCATAGGTCTTTCAATATCCACAAGACCTGACTGTTTGCCAGATGATGTTGTAGAATACTTATCTGAACTAAATAAAAGAACCAATTTATGGGTTGAACTTGGACTTCAAACAATTCATGATTCTACATCTAAAATTATAAATAGAGGTCATGATTATAAAACATTTGTTGAAGGTGTTGAAAAACTAAAGTCTAAAAATATAAAGGTTGTCGTACACATTATAAATGGTCTTCCTGGTGAAGATTATAATATGATGGTGGAAACAGCAAAGGCAGTTGGTAAAATGGGTGTAGACGGTATAAAAATCCATCTATTGCATGTTATAAAAGATACTCCTATGGAAAAGATGTTACAAAATGGTATGTTAACTCTTATGGAACAAGATGAATATATCAATCTTGTCTGTGACCAATTAGAAATACTTCCTGAAACTATGATAATCCATAGACTCACTGGTGATGGTAAGAGGGATGAACTAGTAGGTCCTATATGGAGCCTAAAAAAATGGGAAATTTTAAATCAAATTGATGATACTTTAAAGGCTAGAAATTCTTATCAGGGCTGTAAGTTTGTTTAA
- a CDS encoding DUF308 domain-containing protein yields MYTNFNIDFNNFNKKENAIKFMLMGVLLIILGLLCLTFKTLGIKLISWTFGIALLFFAYLNLKNINELKRYATKEEIKPSINIQWVLIIACILLFVFPQKIQSIFSLFLGFYLIFNQLVALVNSKNNPYSKFTTWNIVKILFGICLILSPLFLSRFIVSIMSFFIILFGLVLFFSGNTARKY; encoded by the coding sequence ATGTACACAAATTTTAATATCGATTTTAATAACTTTAATAAAAAAGAAAATGCTATTAAATTTATGTTAATGGGAGTATTACTCATTATATTAGGATTATTATGCCTTACATTTAAGACATTAGGTATAAAATTAATTTCTTGGACTTTTGGTATTGCACTTTTATTCTTTGCATATTTAAATTTAAAAAATATTAATGAGTTAAAAAGATATGCTACTAAAGAAGAAATTAAACCCTCTATTAATATCCAATGGGTTCTAATAATTGCATGTATATTACTTTTTGTATTTCCTCAAAAAATACAAAGCATATTTTCATTATTTTTAGGATTTTATTTAATCTTTAATCAACTAGTAGCACTTGTAAATAGTAAGAATAATCCTTATTCTAAATTTACAACTTGGAATATAGTTAAGATTCTATTTGGTATATGCCTTATATTATCTCCACTTTTTTTATCTAGATTTATAGTATCGATAATGTCTTTTTTCATAATATTATTTGGACTAGTTCTATTTTTCTCTGGAAATACAGCGAGAAAATATTAA
- a CDS encoding DMT family transporter, which translates to MTKLWAIIFALLAGGSTALEAFINGELGKSTTALVATFISLTVGAIFFLASIIVTGDLKCLVSINGFNYKLLLGGVFGGLIIYFTVKAIPNLGVSNTLILTLVSQVLVGFFIDSVILGQETMHLYKYIGVILLILGTFFIVN; encoded by the coding sequence ATGACAAAATTATGGGCAATAATATTTGCATTATTAGCAGGTGGTTCTACAGCTCTTGAAGCTTTTATAAATGGAGAGCTAGGAAAAAGTACAACAGCATTAGTGGCCACCTTTATAAGCTTAACTGTAGGAGCAATATTTTTTTTGGCAAGTATAATAGTTACAGGTGACTTAAAGTGTCTAGTATCTATAAATGGTTTTAATTATAAGTTGTTATTAGGAGGAGTATTTGGAGGTCTAATAATATATTTTACAGTAAAGGCAATTCCAAATTTAGGAGTATCAAATACACTTATATTAACTCTTGTATCCCAAGTTTTAGTTGGATTTTTTATTGATAGCGTAATTTTGGGACAAGAAACAATGCATTTATACAAATACATAGGGGTTATACTTTTAATATTAGGGACATTCTTTATAGTGAATTAA
- a CDS encoding diphthine--ammonia ligase → MKEVLKLADEKFVMSFSGGKDSILALNRMLKKGYKPVALLTTISEEHGKSWTHNLEYNMLKQVSSNIGLPLLVAECGVEGYEESFERALIKAKNMGATICAYGDIDIESHRKWDTDRCEAVGMKVDLPLWQESREDLVYEFIDSGFCSVVTKVNLKHLGEEFLGKKLTRELVENIKNAGADPCGEHGEYHTFVVDGPIFKKPVEYEVKGTLIKDGYGYLEIK, encoded by the coding sequence ATGAAAGAGGTGTTAAAATTGGCTGATGAAAAATTTGTAATGTCATTTAGTGGTGGTAAGGATAGTATATTAGCATTAAATCGAATGTTGAAAAAAGGATATAAGCCTGTGGCACTCTTGACAACTATAAGTGAAGAACATGGAAAGTCATGGACACATAATTTAGAATATAATATGCTTAAGCAAGTAAGTAGCAACATAGGATTACCTTTATTAGTTGCTGAGTGTGGCGTAGAAGGATATGAAGAGAGCTTTGAGAGGGCTTTAATAAAAGCTAAAAACATGGGAGCAACGATATGTGCATATGGAGATATAGATATAGAAAGTCATAGAAAATGGGATACTGATAGATGTGAAGCAGTTGGTATGAAAGTAGATTTACCATTATGGCAAGAGAGTAGAGAGGATTTAGTATATGAATTTATAGACAGTGGATTTTGTAGTGTTGTAACAAAAGTAAACTTAAAGCACTTAGGAGAGGAATTTTTAGGAAAAAAATTAACTAGAGAACTTGTGGAGAATATAAAAAATGCTGGTGCAGACCCATGTGGAGAACATGGAGAGTATCATACATTTGTCGTAGATGGTCCAATATTTAAAAAACCTGTAGAATATGAAGTAAAAGGAACTTTAATAAAAGATGGCTATGGATATTTAGAAATAAAATAA
- a CDS encoding MATE family efflux transporter gives MDTKISINENMSLGKRFFKYLAPSVVAMWVFSLYTMVDGIFVSKGVGELALAAVNISMPFINFIFAVSLLFSTGASTIIAIYLGKKDIKSANEVFSFNLVSIIILSIIILAITFFNLDRLALFLGATESTIGMVKDYLGIIIFFNGFFIVSYSLEVIIKTDGFPILATVGVIISALTNIILDYLFVIEFGWGVKGAGIATGLSQVFSTIFFLIHFLRKNSTLNFSKFRIDFKTLRKIVFIGFPDSTTELSCGIVVLLFNLSLTKYIGENALIYYSVINYINTLVLMTMMGITQGMQPLTSFYYGAGNIDNVKKLLKMGIKATIIASVAVFVICMAFSGPIVSLFIHPEETMLFNEGVRVFKIFSISFLLVGINVIISGFFVSVEKPSISTVISLGRGLVIVVLSLISMILIFGGQGIWMTTIVSEFICLILSLAFLKKNFSTLDSNLNKVA, from the coding sequence ATGGATACAAAAATATCTATAAACGAAAACATGAGTCTAGGTAAAAGATTTTTTAAATACCTAGCACCATCTGTAGTTGCAATGTGGGTTTTCTCACTATATACAATGGTTGATGGAATATTTGTAAGTAAAGGAGTTGGAGAATTAGCTTTAGCTGCTGTCAATATATCAATGCCTTTTATTAATTTTATATTTGCAGTTTCTCTATTATTTTCAACTGGTGCATCTACCATAATTGCAATCTATCTGGGGAAAAAAGATATTAAATCTGCTAACGAAGTCTTTTCATTTAACTTAGTATCAATAATTATATTATCAATAATTATATTAGCTATAACTTTTTTTAATTTAGATAGATTAGCACTATTTTTAGGAGCTACAGAATCTACAATTGGTATGGTTAAAGATTATTTAGGAATAATAATATTTTTTAACGGATTCTTTATAGTGTCTTATTCTTTAGAAGTTATAATAAAAACTGATGGCTTTCCAATATTAGCTACTGTTGGTGTAATAATATCTGCTCTTACAAACATCATACTTGATTACTTGTTTGTAATTGAATTTGGATGGGGTGTAAAAGGTGCTGGTATTGCAACTGGTTTGTCTCAAGTCTTTTCTACTATTTTCTTCTTAATACATTTTTTAAGAAAAAACTCTACTTTGAATTTTTCAAAATTTAGAATTGATTTTAAGACACTTAGAAAAATTGTATTTATAGGTTTTCCTGATTCAACTACTGAATTAAGTTGTGGTATAGTTGTTTTACTTTTTAACTTAAGTCTTACTAAATATATTGGAGAAAATGCTCTTATTTATTATAGTGTCATAAATTATATAAATACATTAGTACTTATGACTATGATGGGTATAACTCAAGGTATGCAACCACTTACTAGCTTTTATTATGGTGCAGGAAATATAGATAATGTAAAAAAATTATTAAAAATGGGGATAAAAGCCACAATAATAGCATCAGTTGCTGTATTTGTAATTTGTATGGCTTTTTCAGGACCAATAGTCTCTTTATTTATACATCCAGAAGAAACAATGCTATTCAATGAAGGAGTTCGTGTATTTAAAATATTCTCTATATCTTTCTTATTGGTAGGAATTAATGTAATAATTTCTGGATTCTTTGTATCAGTAGAAAAACCATCAATTTCTACTGTTATATCTCTTGGTAGAGGGCTTGTAATAGTTGTTTTAAGTCTAATTTCAATGATACTAATATTTGGTGGACAAGGAATATGGATGACTACTATTGTTTCTGAGTTTATATGTCTTATTTTATCATTAGCTTTTCTAAAAAAGAATTTTTCTACATTAGACTCTAATCTAAATAAGGTTGCTTAG
- a CDS encoding N-terminal phage integrase SAM-like domain-containing protein, which produces MNNNKFVAPNNVTLVERCYRYIKDRECSFSPNTIRNRKNMIKNQIEVFFKDMKLIDITPSILQSYINNIYNEHMLNSTKNQVDFIKLVLKESYRLKEISENICDFVTTPIKKIV; this is translated from the coding sequence ATAAACAATAATAAGTTTGTTGCTCCAAATAATGTAACACTTGTAGAAAGATGTTACAGATATATAAAAGATAGAGAATGTAGTTTTTCTCCTAATACTATTAGAAATAGAAAAAATATGATTAAAAATCAAATTGAAGTTTTCTTTAAAGATATGAAATTAATAGATATAACACCTTCTATTTTACAGTCTTATATAAATAACATATACAATGAGCACATGTTAAATTCAACAAAAAACCAAGTCGATTTTATAAAATTAGTATTGAAAGAATCTTATAGATTAAAAGAAATATCAGAAAATATTTGTGATTTTGTTACAACCCCAATCAAAAAAATAGTTTAA